Proteins encoded by one window of Pseudomonas sp. PSKL.D1:
- a CDS encoding T6SS phospholipase effector Tle1-like catalytic domain-containing protein: MATQDQAVTLQVGLFFDGTGNNRGNAVRGEMPHSPEAKGSYASAVSNIALLFEAYEVAEPCLALYVEGPGTVEGQDDSDWGWYTGVGETGVRARVEDAASRLAGQVSSWLATRPQLQLQALQFDLFGFSRGAAGARDFANDLRKHVDSLLAKAATRQPVTFAPALGWKDGIDIRFIGLFDTVGAISEPWKLNLIPTNGNYGELTLAVAPRLARQVVQLVADHEYRYNYPLVATDNDIRLPGAHADLGGGYLPVSEERVLLSRSQSCDVPADADPKSTTAYGEIARLVAGYTDVPGLTPQVKVWESVGGWLSQGKVVHAALYRERQVHGHLARVYLGVMHALAIRAGVPLGELPAAQPWWQIPADLRAIGNKMRDYALGHTSELGLSKEESDLLQRKYIHTSANWEPFMGMGNAPTEWVFLNRPAEEGRFVEPNA, from the coding sequence ATGGCAACTCAGGATCAAGCGGTCACGCTGCAGGTGGGCCTGTTCTTTGATGGGACCGGCAACAACCGGGGTAACGCGGTGAGGGGCGAGATGCCGCATTCGCCTGAGGCGAAGGGCAGCTATGCAAGCGCGGTGTCCAACATTGCGTTGCTGTTCGAAGCTTACGAGGTTGCCGAGCCGTGCCTTGCCCTGTATGTGGAGGGGCCTGGCACCGTCGAAGGCCAGGACGACTCCGATTGGGGCTGGTACACGGGTGTTGGGGAGACGGGCGTGCGTGCGCGGGTGGAGGATGCGGCGTCCAGGTTGGCCGGGCAGGTGAGTAGCTGGCTGGCCACCCGGCCGCAGCTGCAATTGCAGGCGTTGCAGTTCGACCTGTTCGGCTTCAGCCGTGGTGCGGCAGGGGCGCGGGATTTTGCCAATGATTTGCGCAAGCACGTTGACAGCCTGCTGGCGAAAGCCGCGACGCGGCAACCTGTCACGTTTGCCCCGGCTTTGGGCTGGAAAGATGGCATCGATATACGGTTTATCGGCCTGTTCGATACGGTGGGTGCGATCTCAGAACCCTGGAAACTCAATTTAATCCCAACCAATGGCAATTATGGCGAGCTGACCCTGGCCGTGGCGCCAAGGCTGGCACGCCAGGTGGTCCAGCTGGTGGCCGACCATGAATACCGCTACAACTACCCGTTGGTCGCGACTGACAATGACATTCGCCTGCCAGGGGCACACGCCGATCTGGGCGGTGGGTATCTGCCAGTGTCAGAGGAGAGGGTGCTGCTGTCCAGATCGCAAAGCTGTGATGTGCCTGCCGATGCCGACCCTAAGTCGACGACGGCCTACGGCGAAATTGCCAGGCTGGTGGCAGGTTACACCGATGTGCCGGGGTTGACGCCACAGGTCAAGGTCTGGGAGTCGGTGGGTGGTTGGTTGAGCCAGGGCAAGGTGGTGCATGCGGCGCTCTACCGCGAGCGGCAGGTCCATGGCCATTTGGCACGGGTTTATCTGGGCGTCATGCACGCCTTGGCGATACGCGCCGGCGTTCCCCTCGGTGAGCTGCCAGCAGCACAGCCCTGGTGGCAGATACCGGCCGATCTACGGGCGATCGGCAACAAGATGCGGGATTATGCGTTGGGCCACACCAGCGAACTGGGCCTGTCCAAGGAGGAGAGCGACCTGTTGCAGCGCAAGTACATCCATACGT
- a CDS encoding DUF58 domain-containing protein: MPATQTAEPGIRIGLAELIDMRHRVREIQLFSRPGQRSPLVGLHHSKLRGRGVDFDQVRVYQAGDDVRNIDWRVTARTQEPHTKLFHEERERPIFILIEQSQRLFFGTGLMFKSVLAAQAAALFGWAALGHNDRIGGLVFGDNEHHEIKPRRSKQSLLQLLNRLAKVNQALHTEAAPQADSLGLALRRAREVLRPGSLAIVICDERSLSPQAEQHLAMLSRHCDLLLMPVSDPLDHALPAAGLLRFAQRGAQLELDTLDANLRQAYRHQAEARIERWEVMAQKLRVVLMPLSTQSEMIEQLREYLSGERAMKSSAP, translated from the coding sequence ATGCCCGCCACGCAAACCGCCGAACCCGGCATCCGTATCGGCCTCGCCGAGCTGATCGACATGCGCCACCGCGTGCGCGAGATCCAGCTGTTTTCACGGCCAGGCCAGCGCAGCCCGCTGGTGGGCCTGCACCATTCCAAACTGCGCGGCCGTGGCGTGGACTTTGACCAGGTGCGCGTGTACCAGGCCGGCGACGACGTGCGCAACATCGACTGGCGCGTTACCGCTCGCACCCAGGAGCCGCACACCAAGCTGTTTCACGAAGAGCGCGAACGGCCGATCTTCATCCTCATCGAGCAAAGCCAGCGCCTGTTCTTCGGTACGGGGCTGATGTTCAAGTCGGTGCTGGCGGCCCAGGCTGCTGCCTTGTTCGGCTGGGCCGCGCTGGGCCACAACGACCGCATCGGTGGGCTGGTGTTCGGCGACAACGAGCACCACGAAATCAAACCCCGGCGCAGCAAGCAAAGCCTGCTGCAACTGCTCAACCGGCTGGCCAAGGTCAACCAGGCCCTGCACACCGAGGCCGCCCCCCAGGCCGACAGCCTGGGCCTGGCCCTGCGCCGGGCGCGGGAAGTGCTGCGCCCGGGCAGCCTGGCGATCGTGATTTGCGACGAGCGCTCGCTCAGCCCCCAGGCCGAGCAGCACCTGGCCATGCTATCGCGCCATTGCGACCTGCTGCTGATGCCCGTATCCGACCCGCTCGACCATGCCCTGCCCGCGGCTGGTTTGCTGCGTTTTGCCCAACGCGGCGCGCAACTGGAACTCGATACCCTGGACGCCAACCTGCGCCAAGCCTACCGTCATCAGGCAGAAGCGCGCATTGAGCGCTGGGAAGTGATGGCGCAAAAGCTGCGGGTGGTGCTGATGCCTCTGAGCACCCAGAGCGAGATGATCGAGCAACTGCGCGAATACCTGAGCGGGGAGCGCGCCATGAAGAGCAGCGCCCCATGA
- a CDS encoding DUF4381 domain-containing protein translates to MNPLDQLQPLITPTAIGVWPPAPGWWLLIALLPLLAWGLWRLRRWRPGKRPVVRAEQPLEPVRIEALAELARLPRPYDGAPAGEWLQHINALLKRLCRSHYPGANSHTLNGRQWLAFLDNRCPAAGLTRWMVLVEGAYKPECKLDDKAIVGLSQAVETWIRKHV, encoded by the coding sequence ATGAACCCGCTGGACCAGTTGCAACCCTTGATAACCCCCACCGCCATCGGCGTGTGGCCGCCTGCACCAGGCTGGTGGCTGCTGATTGCCCTACTGCCACTGCTTGCTTGGGGCCTGTGGCGGCTGCGCCGCTGGCGGCCCGGCAAACGCCCGGTGGTGCGCGCCGAGCAGCCACTCGAACCGGTGCGCATAGAGGCCCTGGCCGAACTCGCCCGCCTGCCCCGCCCCTACGACGGCGCGCCGGCCGGTGAATGGCTGCAACACATCAACGCCCTGCTCAAGCGCCTGTGCCGCAGCCATTACCCCGGTGCCAACAGCCACACCCTCAACGGCCGTCAATGGCTGGCATTTCTCGACAACCGCTGCCCGGCCGCAGGCCTTACCCGCTGGATGGTGCTGGTCGAAGGTGCCTACAAGCCCGAGTGCAAACTCGACGACAAAGCCATCGTCGGGCTGAGCCAGGCGGTCGAAACCTGGATTCGCAAGCATGTTTGA
- a CDS encoding vWA domain-containing protein, which yields MFELAWPWIFLLLPLPWLARLLLPAADSGEPVLKVGFLDELESLAGRRARLNLPTWRQQAPYVVIWLLLLFAAARPQWLGDPVPVAASGRDLLVAVDVSGSMDYPDMRWKDEDVSRLDLVKALLGDFLQDREGDRVGLILFGSQAYLQAPLTFDRRTVRTFLDEAQIGIAGKNTAIGDAIGLAVKRLRERPAQSRVLVLITDGANNGGQIHPQTAARLAAQEDVRIYTIGIGANPEDSGTPGLLGLNPSLDLDEASLKEIADITHGAYFRAHDGAELSAIGDTLDQLEPVAQQPTQARTAQALYAWPLALALLLSVLLVVAAQWPDNLLHRVLRKPRFLQPHPEWRERLKRLRLRRRR from the coding sequence ATGTTTGAGCTGGCCTGGCCGTGGATTTTCCTGCTACTGCCGCTGCCGTGGCTGGCACGCCTGCTGCTGCCCGCCGCCGACAGCGGTGAACCGGTGCTCAAGGTCGGCTTCCTGGACGAACTGGAAAGCCTGGCCGGGCGCCGCGCGCGCCTGAACCTGCCTACCTGGCGCCAACAAGCACCATACGTGGTGATCTGGCTGTTGTTGCTGTTTGCCGCCGCCCGCCCGCAGTGGCTGGGCGACCCGGTGCCGGTGGCCGCCAGCGGCCGCGACCTGCTGGTGGCAGTGGATGTGTCGGGCTCGATGGATTACCCCGACATGCGCTGGAAGGATGAAGACGTCAGCCGCCTGGACCTGGTCAAGGCGCTGCTGGGCGACTTCCTGCAGGACCGCGAAGGTGACCGCGTCGGTTTGATCCTGTTCGGCAGCCAGGCCTACCTGCAAGCGCCGCTCACTTTCGACCGGCGCACCGTGCGCACCTTCCTCGACGAAGCGCAAATCGGCATTGCCGGCAAGAACACCGCCATCGGTGACGCCATTGGCCTTGCCGTCAAGCGCCTGCGCGAGCGGCCGGCGCAAAGCCGGGTGCTGGTACTGATCACCGACGGCGCCAACAACGGCGGGCAGATACACCCGCAGACCGCCGCCCGCCTGGCTGCCCAGGAAGATGTGCGCATCTATACCATCGGCATCGGCGCCAACCCCGAAGACAGCGGCACACCGGGCCTGCTTGGCCTCAACCCGAGCCTTGACCTGGACGAAGCCTCGCTCAAGGAAATCGCCGACATCACCCACGGCGCCTACTTCCGTGCCCACGACGGCGCTGAGCTGAGCGCAATCGGTGACACGTTGGACCAACTGGAACCGGTGGCCCAGCAACCCACCCAGGCACGCACTGCCCAGGCCTTGTATGCCTGGCCATTGGCGCTGGCCCTGTTGCTGAGCGTGCTATTGGTGGTTGCCGCGCAATGGCCGGACAACCTGCTGCACCGCGTGCTGCGCAAGCCGCGCTTCCTGCAGCCGCACCCGGAATGGCGCGAGCGCCTCAAACGCCTGCGCCTGAGGAGGCGGCGATGA
- a CDS encoding vWA domain-containing protein, translating to MIDLWPQWLRPLWLLVVPVLAWLLFKLWHRRKRAGRWQMILPPAFHPVLLGGGSGSNSKLPWVALGLAWLLVVLALLGPSWQRVEESRQRPADPLVILLELTPQMLAQDSAPNRLEQARRKILDLLEHRRDSQTALIVYAGSAHTLVPLSDDLGTTRNLLESVDPSIMPQPGQRADLAVQKGLALLAQSGLGQGRLLLIGSALTPPERQGITQALGRQGPSLLMLGVGTREGAPVRQANGEFLKDDQGGILVPRLDSASLKAFISGTGGRYRHARIDDLDLRGLGLFDNPRNLRTDGQSVQLDSWQDQGYWLLIPLLLLAACAGRRGWLFCLPLLLALPQPSQAFEFNDLWLRPDQQGQRLLQENRPAEAARHFEDPQWRGMALYQAGDYAGAAEAFAQGSSAAAHYNRGNALARSGELEAALDAYEQALERKPDLKVALDNQALVQQLLQQRQAKAEEQPANSDAQGTPGSETEGNSSSASSPSQGSPGNEDPANAEKSGEGSNNSQAAPGNQGGDDDSITQPPQRPVSTSLDAEQRQALEQWLREIPDNPAELLRRKFWYEQQLHQENSR from the coding sequence ATGATAGACCTGTGGCCACAATGGTTGCGCCCGCTCTGGCTGCTGGTGGTGCCCGTGCTCGCCTGGCTGCTGTTCAAACTGTGGCACCGGCGCAAGCGCGCCGGGCGCTGGCAGATGATCCTGCCACCGGCCTTCCACCCGGTGCTGCTCGGTGGCGGCAGCGGCAGCAACAGCAAACTGCCCTGGGTGGCCCTGGGCCTGGCCTGGTTACTGGTAGTGCTGGCCCTGCTCGGCCCAAGCTGGCAGCGCGTGGAAGAAAGCCGCCAGCGCCCGGCCGACCCGTTGGTGATCCTGCTGGAGCTGACCCCACAAATGCTCGCCCAGGACAGCGCCCCCAACCGCCTGGAACAGGCGCGGCGCAAGATCCTCGACCTGCTTGAACACCGCCGCGACAGCCAGACCGCGCTGATTGTCTACGCAGGCTCCGCACACACTCTGGTGCCGCTGTCCGATGACCTGGGCACCACGCGCAACCTGCTCGAATCGGTCGACCCGTCGATCATGCCGCAACCTGGCCAACGTGCCGACCTGGCCGTGCAGAAGGGCCTGGCCCTGCTGGCCCAAAGCGGCCTCGGCCAAGGGCGCCTGCTGCTGATCGGCTCGGCGCTGACCCCGCCCGAGCGCCAAGGCATCACCCAGGCCCTTGGCCGTCAAGGCCCGAGCCTGCTGATGCTGGGCGTGGGCACGCGCGAAGGCGCGCCGGTGCGCCAGGCCAATGGCGAATTCCTTAAGGATGATCAGGGCGGCATCCTCGTGCCCCGGCTGGACAGCGCCAGCCTCAAGGCCTTTATCAGCGGTACCGGCGGGCGCTACCGCCACGCCCGTATCGACGACCTCGACCTGCGTGGCCTGGGGCTGTTCGACAACCCCCGCAACCTGCGCACCGATGGCCAGAGCGTGCAGCTGGACAGCTGGCAAGACCAGGGCTACTGGCTGCTGATCCCGCTGTTGCTGCTGGCCGCCTGTGCCGGCCGCCGGGGCTGGCTGTTCTGCCTGCCCCTGCTGCTGGCCCTGCCGCAACCCAGCCAGGCCTTCGAGTTCAATGACCTGTGGCTGCGCCCCGACCAACAAGGCCAACGCCTGCTCCAGGAAAATCGCCCCGCCGAAGCCGCCCGCCACTTCGAAGACCCGCAGTGGCGCGGCATGGCCTTGTATCAGGCCGGCGACTACGCAGGCGCTGCCGAAGCCTTTGCCCAAGGCAGCAGCGCCGCCGCCCACTACAATCGAGGCAACGCCCTGGCCCGCAGCGGCGAGCTGGAAGCGGCCCTGGATGCCTACGAACAGGCACTGGAGCGCAAACCCGACCTGAAAGTGGCGCTGGACAACCAGGCTCTGGTTCAGCAACTGTTGCAGCAGCGCCAGGCCAAGGCTGAGGAACAACCGGCCAACAGCGATGCCCAAGGCACGCCCGGCAGTGAAACAGAAGGCAACAGCAGCTCGGCCAGCAGCCCCAGCCAGGGTTCGCCCGGCAATGAAGACCCCGCCAACGCCGAAAAGTCCGGTGAAGGCAGCAACAACAGCCAGGCAGCCCCGGGCAACCAGGGTGGCGACGATGACAGCATCACCCAGCCGCCCCAGCGCCCGGTGTCGACCAGCCTCGACGCCGAACAGCGCCAGGCCCTGGAACAATGGCTGCGAGAGATCCCCGACAACCCGGCGGAACTTTTGCGGCGCAAATTCTGGTATGAACAGCAATTGCATCAGGAAAACTCACGATGA
- a CDS encoding BatD family protein, protein MSRFGVLLLGLLWAVLAQAQPMLQASVDRTRLEAGETLELTLESQDVTQFGKPDLRALDEDFEVRGTRQLNSLHTLDGETRASTRWIITLLPRRSGSLRIPELQLGQSRSQAIDLQVLQADASRPDSAAQVFVEATLDSNEVYVQAQAVLTLRIYHSVSLYDDSSLSPLLVENAKVEPLGESRTYEKDINGVRHGVIETRYAIFPQQSGNLEIAPLTFTATAADNGQQPAGTARVGRQVQVSSLPLRLTVRPIPAAWPASAPWLPARSLSLEEHWNPDPGSQQPQIGDSLTRSITLRAEGLSSTQLPQLPATEIVGLRRYPDQPLLRNEISERGMTANREEREALVPTHSGELALPALEITWWNTREDHLEHSSLPARTLSVEDNPALSADTPVTDSSPSNHALWPWQLATLFFALTTVLGFALWWRARSQPAVLRAAQNGPSPRTLLDDLKRACQANDPQATRQALDAWARQQPETLAEMAARFVPLSDALDGLNGALYSETGQYWYGDDLWRAIGSIPPAEQVLLPTGEGGSLPPLYPK, encoded by the coding sequence ATGAGTCGCTTCGGCGTCTTACTGCTTGGCCTGTTGTGGGCCGTGCTGGCCCAGGCCCAACCGATGCTGCAAGCCAGCGTCGACCGCACACGCCTTGAGGCCGGCGAAACCCTTGAGCTGACGCTCGAAAGCCAGGACGTGACCCAGTTCGGCAAGCCCGACCTGCGCGCCCTGGACGAAGACTTCGAAGTGCGCGGCACGCGCCAGCTCAACAGCCTGCACACGCTGGACGGCGAAACGCGTGCCAGCACCCGCTGGATCATCACCCTGCTGCCCCGGCGCAGCGGCAGCCTGCGCATTCCCGAGCTGCAGTTGGGCCAGTCGCGCAGCCAGGCCATCGACCTGCAAGTGCTGCAGGCCGACGCCAGCCGCCCCGACAGCGCCGCGCAAGTGTTCGTCGAAGCCACTCTGGACAGCAACGAGGTGTATGTACAGGCCCAGGCCGTGCTGACCCTGCGCATCTACCATTCGGTGTCGCTGTATGACGACAGCAGCCTGAGCCCACTGCTAGTGGAGAACGCCAAGGTCGAACCACTGGGTGAGTCGCGCACCTACGAAAAGGACATCAACGGGGTGCGCCACGGTGTGATCGAAACGCGCTACGCGATCTTCCCGCAACAAAGTGGCAACCTCGAAATCGCCCCGCTCACTTTCACCGCCACCGCAGCCGACAACGGCCAGCAACCTGCCGGTACCGCCCGGGTGGGCCGCCAGGTGCAGGTCAGTTCGCTGCCGCTGCGCTTGACCGTACGCCCGATCCCTGCTGCCTGGCCGGCCAGCGCGCCATGGTTGCCGGCGCGCAGCCTGAGCCTGGAAGAACACTGGAACCCCGACCCGGGTAGCCAGCAGCCACAAATCGGCGACTCCCTGACCCGCAGCATTACCTTGCGCGCCGAAGGGCTGTCCAGCACCCAGTTGCCGCAACTGCCGGCAACCGAAATCGTCGGCCTGCGCCGTTACCCCGACCAGCCCCTGCTGCGTAACGAAATCAGCGAACGCGGCATGACCGCCAACCGTGAAGAACGCGAGGCACTGGTCCCCACCCACAGCGGCGAACTGGCCTTGCCGGCACTGGAAATCACCTGGTGGAACACCCGCGAGGACCACCTTGAGCACTCGAGCCTGCCGGCACGCACGCTGAGCGTGGAGGACAACCCGGCCCTGAGCGCCGACACCCCGGTCACTGACAGCAGTCCAAGCAACCACGCGCTTTGGCCTTGGCAGCTCGCTACCCTGTTCTTTGCCCTGACCACCGTGCTGGGCTTTGCCCTGTGGTGGCGCGCCCGCTCGCAACCGGCCGTGCTGCGCGCCGCGCAGAACGGCCCAAGCCCGCGCACCCTGCTGGACGACCTCAAGCGCGCCTGCCAGGCCAACGACCCTCAAGCCACCCGCCAGGCGCTGGACGCCTGGGCGCGGCAGCAGCCGGAGACGCTCGCGGAAATGGCCGCCCGCTTCGTGCCGTTGTCGGATGCGCTGGATGGGTTGAACGGGGCGCTGTACAGCGAGACCGGGCAGTATTGGTACGGAGATGACCTGTGGCGTGCGATCGGGAGCATTCCGCCAGCTGAGCAGGTGTTGTTGCCGACAGGTGAAGGTGGGAGTTTGCCGCCGCTTTATCCGAAGTGA
- a CDS encoding imm11 family protein yields MADKFMLSISHDYPEAYWLKTHILTGEDSGVFKEGVAVDGDIKARFECSGSISEVRFLRYDFLFSDGPNLISPRLHKMMLEEELSGVQFVDAELMVNGVVHEGYKVFNVVERSPVFDLIKSVSEPLISSMPDGPQWYSKIVLDDSFELPCDVVRAQEELATVVVSLRVKSVFEKNNVRGVQFVR; encoded by the coding sequence GTGGCTGATAAATTCATGTTGTCTATTTCGCATGACTACCCTGAAGCCTATTGGCTTAAGACTCATATTTTGACGGGTGAAGATTCTGGGGTTTTTAAAGAGGGTGTGGCAGTTGATGGTGATATCAAAGCCCGGTTTGAGTGCTCGGGAAGTATTAGTGAAGTTAGGTTTTTAAGGTACGATTTCCTGTTTAGTGATGGTCCCAATCTGATTTCGCCGCGTCTTCATAAGATGATGCTTGAGGAAGAGCTTTCAGGTGTACAGTTTGTTGATGCAGAGTTGATGGTGAATGGCGTTGTGCATGAGGGATATAAGGTGTTCAATGTTGTTGAGAGATCACCAGTATTTGATTTAATTAAATCTGTATCTGAGCCTTTAATTAGCTCCATGCCTGACGGTCCGCAATGGTATAGTAAAATTGTTTTGGATGATAGTTTCGAGCTCCCGTGTGATGTGGTGAGGGCGCAAGAAGAGCTTGCTACAGTTGTTGTATCTTTACGCGTAAAGTCTGTTTTCGAAAAAAATAATGTTCGAGGTGTTCAGTTTGTGAGGTGA
- a CDS encoding suppressor of fused domain protein, which produces MTIPSAHCKAVAKHSLSVFGGDLKIQAYYDSSKSISVDLLTTVDTLHLGVKSIGTIGLSETPLFTDEGEEFATRVELCAGALSEELFWENAVASVAFDIKKRQRYVMPGDVIVGVFNEYLKNPKMPHIYLTIPFMWNGACFPELKFASLKVNWLQCIAIHEEERVFIEKFGGDAFDDLLSDQEINTLDRNRLPVDLSSFS; this is translated from the coding sequence ATGACCATTCCGAGCGCGCACTGCAAAGCAGTAGCTAAGCATTCCCTTTCAGTTTTCGGCGGGGATCTCAAAATTCAAGCCTATTATGATAGTTCTAAAAGTATCTCTGTGGATCTGCTGACCACAGTCGACACTTTGCATCTTGGTGTGAAGTCTATTGGTACAATCGGTTTATCAGAGACTCCATTGTTTACTGATGAAGGTGAAGAGTTTGCCACGCGGGTAGAACTCTGTGCTGGTGCGTTGAGTGAGGAGTTATTTTGGGAGAATGCAGTTGCTTCAGTTGCATTTGATATTAAAAAACGTCAGCGATACGTGATGCCTGGGGATGTAATTGTTGGTGTTTTTAATGAGTATTTAAAGAATCCTAAAATGCCTCATATCTACTTGACGATTCCCTTCATGTGGAATGGTGCATGCTTTCCGGAGCTCAAATTCGCTTCGCTAAAGGTAAACTGGCTGCAATGTATCGCTATTCATGAGGAAGAGCGCGTGTTCATCGAAAAATTTGGTGGCGACGCGTTTGATGACCTGCTTTCTGACCAGGAGATAAATACTCTTGATCGAAATCGTCTTCCTGTGGATCTATCGAGCTTTTCTTAG
- a CDS encoding GH-E family nuclease — translation MSEAARVGDSIEHTSAMTGLLAGLAIGAIGAALIVGTGGLAAVAFVGAGAALGAGIGQVIGGLDFFTSEAGKIFSGSSNVYINNLPAARAHLDTVGCDKHSGSPKNIAQGSNSVFINGMPAARVGDCTTCDGKISSGSANVFIGGGTATTDPIDPEVDEWLENTIFVVGIGCAIALAGPVVVAVGLVGAYLGGTVGNWAGGEIFGEESDGQKIFTLAGGLLGGSVAGRKVIGFERNNVFTSRGFGSNLGGVGVRPKVASDNPSAWSGFKYRRGTFRKGVREKVWENAKSPEGLVRDPLTKTIMNNSKPWDMGHKPGYEHWKHVRSAEARGLNRKEFLDEFNQVGHYRPELPSSNRSHRGELKSDLYLGP, via the coding sequence ATGAGTGAAGCTGCTCGTGTAGGTGACTCAATCGAGCATACCTCTGCGATGACAGGATTGCTGGCGGGGTTGGCCATAGGCGCGATTGGCGCTGCTTTGATTGTTGGCACTGGGGGGCTGGCAGCTGTTGCATTCGTGGGAGCTGGTGCCGCACTTGGCGCAGGTATAGGCCAGGTCATTGGAGGACTTGATTTCTTTACATCGGAAGCAGGTAAGATTTTTTCTGGTTCAAGTAATGTCTATATAAACAATTTGCCTGCAGCCAGGGCTCATCTCGACACTGTGGGGTGTGATAAACACTCTGGCAGCCCCAAAAATATTGCTCAGGGAAGCAACTCGGTCTTCATCAATGGAATGCCAGCGGCTCGAGTAGGCGATTGCACAACGTGTGACGGAAAAATTTCTTCAGGTTCTGCGAATGTATTTATAGGCGGAGGGACAGCGACTACCGACCCTATAGACCCTGAAGTAGATGAGTGGTTAGAAAACACGATTTTTGTAGTAGGCATTGGTTGTGCCATAGCTCTCGCTGGGCCAGTTGTTGTTGCGGTAGGTCTCGTTGGTGCTTACCTTGGAGGTACAGTCGGCAACTGGGCGGGGGGGGAGATATTCGGCGAAGAGTCGGATGGGCAAAAAATATTTACACTTGCTGGCGGTCTATTGGGGGGCAGCGTTGCCGGCAGAAAAGTGATTGGATTTGAGCGAAATAATGTATTTACAAGTAGAGGGTTTGGGTCGAATTTGGGCGGCGTCGGTGTCAGGCCTAAAGTTGCCTCAGATAATCCATCGGCATGGTCTGGTTTTAAGTATCGCAGAGGGACATTCCGTAAAGGAGTCCGTGAAAAGGTTTGGGAAAATGCTAAAAGTCCTGAGGGACTTGTTCGTGATCCTTTGACCAAAACCATTATGAATAATAGCAAACCTTGGGACATGGGGCATAAGCCGGGATACGAACACTGGAAGCATGTTAGAAGTGCTGAAGCAAGGGGATTAAACAGGAAAGAGTTTCTTGACGAATTTAATCAGGTCGGTCATTATAGGCCTGAGCTCCCATCTTCAAATAGAAGTCATAGGGGAGAGCTGAAATCCGATCTGTATTTGGGGCCTTAA
- a CDS encoding DcrB-related protein, translating to MRGNIYDRLSERREREERVERERQENEAKNSERFSKRRFCTNEVSFVRPERLKDKTFHVLSLADGGASPFSVVVGRSRVEANSELEEHAHCLVNDINKSLPHLQWVEYPIHLEVAGVASRRLEYRWRQKGSPVHQIQFVFLGGDEFGKRLLLQITATSNDVKGMSTEERQLFETMVQSVELKHVDDDSASVTINE from the coding sequence ATGCGCGGTAATATCTATGATCGACTTTCTGAACGACGGGAACGCGAAGAGCGTGTCGAGCGAGAGCGGCAGGAAAATGAAGCTAAAAATTCTGAGCGTTTTTCAAAGAGGCGATTTTGTACAAATGAAGTTAGCTTTGTGCGGCCGGAGCGACTAAAGGACAAAACGTTTCATGTGCTTTCATTGGCTGATGGTGGGGCTAGTCCATTTTCCGTAGTTGTAGGTAGATCTAGGGTTGAAGCTAATTCCGAACTTGAGGAACATGCGCATTGCTTAGTTAATGATATTAATAAGTCGCTACCGCATTTACAGTGGGTTGAGTATCCGATCCACTTGGAAGTTGCCGGTGTGGCGTCAAGGCGCTTGGAATATAGGTGGCGACAGAAAGGTAGTCCTGTACATCAGATTCAATTTGTTTTTTTGGGTGGAGATGAGTTCGGGAAGCGTCTACTGCTGCAAATCACAGCTACAAGTAATGATGTGAAGGGGATGTCTACTGAGGAGAGGCAGCTGTTTGAAACTATGGTTCAGAGTGTTGAATTGAAACATGTTGATGATGACAGTGCCTCGGTGACCATCAATGAGTGA